A genomic region of Candidatus Poribacteria bacterium contains the following coding sequences:
- a CDS encoding type II toxin-antitoxin system MqsA family antitoxin, which produces MKCDVCGKEGARQRYVSRSYGKGESLLVIEDVPTIHCPNCGEGYMTAQTLQVIERIKKLRQTVAPKRPVSVAVFK; this is translated from the coding sequence ATGAAGTGTGATGTATGTGGGAAAGAGGGGGCGCGTCAGCGTTATGTCTCCCGAAGTTATGGTAAAGGCGAGTCTCTCCTCGTCATCGAAGATGTGCCTACTATCCATTGTCCAAATTGCGGCGAGGGTTACATGACTGCGCAGACGTTACAAGTAATCGAACGAATTAAAAAACTTCGTCAGACCGTTGCACCAAAACGCCCCGTGTCAGTCGCCGTTTTTAAATAA
- a CDS encoding DUF4258 domain-containing protein, whose product MQEKVQSQEYVLTLHAEDEMVQDRLTIFDVENALLTGEIVRRQRDSYRGKWKYVVEGRTLGSEIAVVVTKLAFSRKLVIITVYVK is encoded by the coding sequence ATCCAGGAAAAGGTTCAGAGCCAAGAATATGTTTTGACGCTCCATGCCGAAGATGAAATGGTTCAGGATAGACTCACAATCTTTGATGTAGAAAATGCTCTTCTCACTGGTGAGATTGTCAGGAGACAGAGAGATTCATATAGAGGTAAATGGAAATATGTCGTAGAGGGTCGAACACTCGGTTCGGAGATCGCTGTTGTCGTAACAAAGTTGGCTTTCAGCAGAAAATTGGTTATCATTACCGTGTATGTGAAATAA
- a CDS encoding DUF58 domain-containing protein has protein sequence MQTSHKYLDPVALSRIGGMELVARLVVEGFVTGLHKSPYQGFSVEFAEHRQYMPGDEIRYIDWKVYGKSDRYYVKKFEEETNLRAYILLDTSASMNYKHAEEGLTKFEYGCYLAATLTYLMLKQRDSVGLALFDTEIQRYIPPRGAATHLRAIMSALESATPGQETQLSGLFHELAKRIVRRGLVIVISDLLDEPSQVISALKHLRHQKHEVIVFHLLDPAELTFPYTGSVVFRDMETGQTLSTQADTLKTDYLEKLNQFIQSYRRGCGASQIDYVQMDTATPFDYALSAYLSRRKS, from the coding sequence ATGCAAACATCTCATAAATACTTAGACCCAGTTGCGCTCTCTCGAATTGGCGGTATGGAACTCGTCGCGCGGCTTGTCGTTGAGGGGTTCGTTACAGGGTTACACAAAAGTCCGTATCAAGGGTTCAGCGTAGAATTCGCAGAACACCGGCAGTATATGCCCGGCGATGAGATCCGTTATATCGACTGGAAAGTCTACGGGAAATCGGATCGGTATTACGTCAAAAAGTTTGAGGAGGAGACAAACCTCCGCGCCTATATCCTCCTTGATACAAGTGCGTCGATGAACTATAAACACGCCGAGGAAGGCTTGACGAAGTTTGAATACGGCTGTTATCTCGCCGCGACCCTCACTTATCTTATGCTCAAGCAGCGCGACTCTGTCGGTTTAGCACTCTTTGACACGGAGATTCAGCGATACATTCCACCGAGGGGTGCCGCTACACATTTACGAGCGATTATGTCCGCTTTGGAAAGTGCTACCCCCGGTCAGGAGACGCAGTTGAGCGGTCTCTTCCACGAACTCGCCAAACGGATTGTGAGACGCGGCTTGGTGATTGTCATCTCCGATCTGCTGGATGAACCTTCACAGGTCATCTCTGCCCTGAAACACCTGCGTCATCAGAAACATGAAGTCATCGTGTTCCACCTTCTCGATCCTGCTGAACTTACCTTCCCTTACACGGGTTCTGTCGTCTTTCGGGATATGGAAACCGGGCAGACGCTTTCAACGCAAGCGGATACGCTGAAAACGGATTATCTTGAAAAATTGAACCAGTTCATTCAGAGTTACCGTCGCGGCTGTGGCGCGAGCCAGATCGATTACGTTCAGATGGACACCGCGACACCGTTCGATTACGCGCTATCGGCATATCTATCAAGGAGAAAATCATGA
- a CDS encoding LamG domain-containing protein: MEITVTRLKRLCVSSMVLSLMFVGISFAEIDFADCVGMWLFDEGNGKTVEDSSGTGNDGAIEGGAKWVNGKFGKGLSLNGSDAYVEIAHDDSLNVGAEHTIAFWFKLDKPPGGGMAVITKDDWAPGFWWDAGRIRHHTHDPGGTLHFIDAPWKPDTDWHHVAVTWDGDGFGVYIDADQIGDGVTTPNLGRNPLTDKPFLIGIYLATGQHGQWGEFFAGIVDDVAIFSVALDEDDIKTLMNDGLATAADIEPLGKLTTTWADIKTD, encoded by the coding sequence ATGGAAATTACAGTTACAAGGTTAAAACGATTATGTGTCAGTTCAATGGTGCTTAGCCTGATGTTTGTCGGTATCAGTTTTGCTGAAATTGACTTTGCAGATTGTGTCGGCATGTGGCTCTTTGATGAGGGAAATGGTAAGACCGTCGAAGATTCCTCTGGAACGGGGAATGATGGCGCGATTGAGGGAGGTGCCAAATGGGTTAATGGTAAGTTTGGCAAGGGTTTAAGTCTTAATGGCTCGGATGCTTATGTGGAGATTGCACACGATGATTCTTTGAATGTTGGTGCCGAACATACAATCGCCTTTTGGTTTAAATTAGATAAGCCTCCCGGTGGTGGCATGGCTGTGATAACCAAAGATGATTGGGCACCCGGATTTTGGTGGGATGCGGGTAGAATCCGACATCACACGCATGACCCCGGCGGCACGCTTCACTTTATCGATGCCCCTTGGAAGCCCGATACAGACTGGCATCACGTTGCTGTTACGTGGGATGGTGATGGGTTCGGCGTATATATAGACGCCGATCAGATCGGCGATGGGGTAACGACACCAAACTTAGGAAGGAACCCGTTAACCGACAAACCCTTTCTCATCGGTATCTATTTAGCCACCGGACAACACGGTCAATGGGGAGAGTTCTTCGCCGGAATCGTTGACGACGTTGCCATCTTCAGTGTGGCGTTGGATGAAGATGACATTAAAACCCTCATGAATGACGGATTAGCAACTGCGGCTGATATTGAACCCTTAGGTAAACTCACAACGACCTGGGCTGATATCAAAACCGATTAA